DNA sequence from the Thermococcus sp. genome:
GTAGACCTCAACCCTATCGAAGGGCCACTCCTTGATTATTTCGAGCAGCTTCTGAGCCTTGTCGTATTCTCCTTCTCCACCATAATCTGGGCTTAGTGCTGGGATTTTTACGAGTTCCATCAGGGTCTCCGTCATTTTGTCCCGGAGCCCCTCCACTTCCTGAAGGATGCGTTCAATATTTTCGGACATGGGTGCCACCGTTTTCAGTTGGTTCCTGTGCTTTTAAACCCACTGAGGCCTACCCTGCCCTCGGCACCCTCCGGAGCACGGTGCCTCCCCAGCAGAGGTCACTTTTACCCCTGCGCCCCCTATCTAACCGGGCAATACCTTATATACCACCCTGAGAATAGTTAAACATCCGCAGAGGAAAAGGGAGGTGTCGATTTGATAGAGATCACTTTCCTGGGGAGTGGTGGGGGCAGGTTCATCACCATAACCCAGTTCCGCTCCACGGGAGGATTCCACATACGGGCCAGTAGAAACCTTTACGTTGATCCCGGGCCGGGAGCGCTCGTCAGGAGCTGGCGCTACAAGCTCGACCCGCGGAGGCTCGACGCCATTTTCGTCTCCCACAGGCACGTTGACCACTGCAACGACCTCGAGGTCATGATCGAGGCCATGACAGGAGGGGCCCTGAAGAGAAGAGGAACCCTGATAGCCTCCAAAAGCGTCGTCTACGGGGATGAGACCCACACTCCCGCTGTCAGCGGCTACCACATCGACGTCCTTGAGGGGGTCCACACTCCCGAACCAGGCAATAAAATCTCCCTTGGGACCGAGGAGCTACTCATAACGCCGTGTCGGCACTCCGACCCAACTACTATCGGCTTTCGCATGAAGACTGCCTTTGGCGACATCTCGTACATTCCGGACACGGCCTACTTTGAGGACCTCGTCCGATGGCACGATGGTTCCAGGGTTTTGATCGCGGCGATAACCCGGCCGAGGGACATGGGGATACCCTACCACATGAGCACCGACGATGCGGTTGAGATGCTCAAGAACATGAGGCGGAAGCCCGAGGTTCTGATAATGAACCACATTGGCATGAAAATGCACTTCGCCAACCCCTACAAGGAGGCCAAGTACCTCGAAACCGTGACGGGGGTGAAGACTTACATAGCGAAGGAGGGTTTCAGGGTGATGGTCAAAAAGGGTGAGATAAACGTTAGGACGATGCGACCCGCTAGGTTCGTTTGAGTTGCCCTCTTTCCTTCTTTAACATCTTCTCAACGGTCTCGCTGACCACTCCATAGGCCACTTCAAACAGTTCATCCCTTCTCTTCTCGCTGGGCCCCTCCACGACGACCCTTATCTTCGGTTCCGTTCCGCTCGGCCTCACCAGAACCCAGGAGCCGTCTCTGAGGTTGAAGCGGATGCCGGACACTGTGAGAATATTCTTTATCTCCCCCGCGAGCCTCTCTTCAAGTGTCTTGCTGACCCTTTCTAGGACCGCCCCCTTCAGATCATCCGGGCACTTCACATTTCTCTTGGTCAGGTAGTACGTTGGTACGTTCTCCTCAACGATTTTCGATAGGGGCATTCCCTCTTCATCTATGAGTTTTATAAGAAGCCCCATCGTGACGAAACTGTCTATCCAGAGGCCGAATCTTGGATGGATGAACTTCCAGGGCTCCGCCGCAAAGATGGCGTTGTACCTTTTGATCCCGTCGTGGGGCTGGCCAAGTGGTACCCGATGAACCATTCCACCCGCCTTTTCAACGACGTCGTCTATCCTCGAACCGGTGTTTATCGACGTGACCACAACTCCCCCACCGTTTCCCTCGACGTATAGCTTCGCAAAGAGGGCTATCAGAGTATCCTCATCTATGTAGTTGCCCCTCTCATCAAAGACCGCTATCCTGTCGGCGTCACCGTCTTGAGCTACCGCCAGATCGGCACCGAGCTCCCTGACCAGCGCACCCAGATAGGATATGTTCTCGTATCTTGGCTCCGGTTTCCTCCCGGGGAAATGTCCGTCAACATGGGCGTTTATGCTGATCACCTCCGCCCCCATCTTGCGCAGTAGATATGGCGCAACGAGACTTCCCACCCCGTTGGCACCGTCGTACAGAACCTTCAAACCGGTTTCATGATCCACGAAATCCAGGACGGCGTTTATGTAGTCTTCGGTAACGTCAATGGGCCGGACGCCTTTTACCTCGTCCCATTCGGCCCGTCTGTACTCTCCCGAGAAAACGATTCTCTCAAGCTCCTCCTCCTGCTCGGTGTAGAATTCGGTGCCATCGCCGTTGAACACTTTGATGCCGTTGTCCGTTGGCGGGTTGTGGCTTGCGGTTATCATAACCCCAGCGTCGCCGTAGCGGTTGGTTCCCCATGCAAGGGTGGGGGTTGGAACGAGACCGAAGTCGAGTACCTCCATACCCGATCCAAGGAGTCCAGAAACGAGGGCATTGCGCAGCATCGTGCTGGAGGTTCTGCCATCCCGTGCAACCGCGGTTTTTCCGGTCCTGTAGGTCCCAAGGGCCATGCCGATGTTCAGTGCAAGCTCGGGGGTTACCCTCTCCCAGAGAGTCCCGCGTATTCCCGCAGTCCCGAAGAGCCTCATAGTACCACCGTAACTACTTGGAAATTGCCTTAAATAGGTTTGGTGGTGTAGATGGCCAGCCCCCTGAAGTTTACGAGCCTCATGAAGCGAGGCATCGCATCCCCCGCGAGGGGCAGTATGAAAACCGGTGTTCCAAGGACCCTGCCAAGTCCAAGGATCGGTTTGATGATCTCCGGGGTTGGTCTGACGCTGTACAGTGCCCGGGATCCCTCGTACAGCCCAAGACGTGGATGAAAGATGTCATCGATGTGGGCGTTTATGCCGAGTTCCCTGGCCTTCTCAACGGCGTCCCGGTTCCAGTCGATGGCGGTGACCTCGCGCCCCCCCTCCATGAGTCTCAGGGCCACTTTGAACTGGAACCCTATCCCCACCTCCGTGAGTTGCCCTCCTGTGTGTTCCAGCAGAAAATCGGCGAAATCCTCGATCGGCATGCCGAAACTTGGGGAGATACCTTAAAAGGGTTTATCCTTCAAACGACTCCAGAAAGCAAGAAGAAAAGTCAGAACACCGCCGTCTGGGTGTTCTTGTTGAATATGTGCACCTTCTTCATATCAAAGACGATGTCCACTTCGGTGTCCTCTTGGACTTTGGACTCGGCCGGGAACTTGGCCAGGAACGTCAGGTCGCCGGTGCTTAGGTGGGCGATTTTCTCCCCTCCGAGGTTCTCGATGATCT
Encoded proteins:
- a CDS encoding MBL fold metallo-hydrolase, which produces MIEITFLGSGGGRFITITQFRSTGGFHIRASRNLYVDPGPGALVRSWRYKLDPRRLDAIFVSHRHVDHCNDLEVMIEAMTGGALKRRGTLIASKSVVYGDETHTPAVSGYHIDVLEGVHTPEPGNKISLGTEELLITPCRHSDPTTIGFRMKTAFGDISYIPDTAYFEDLVRWHDGSRVLIAAITRPRDMGIPYHMSTDDAVEMLKNMRRKPEVLIMNHIGMKMHFANPYKEAKYLETVTGVKTYIAKEGFRVMVKKGEINVRTMRPARFV
- the glmM gene encoding phosphoglucosamine mutase, translated to MRLFGTAGIRGTLWERVTPELALNIGMALGTYRTGKTAVARDGRTSSTMLRNALVSGLLGSGMEVLDFGLVPTPTLAWGTNRYGDAGVMITASHNPPTDNGIKVFNGDGTEFYTEQEEELERIVFSGEYRRAEWDEVKGVRPIDVTEDYINAVLDFVDHETGLKVLYDGANGVGSLVAPYLLRKMGAEVISINAHVDGHFPGRKPEPRYENISYLGALVRELGADLAVAQDGDADRIAVFDERGNYIDEDTLIALFAKLYVEGNGGGVVVTSINTGSRIDDVVEKAGGMVHRVPLGQPHDGIKRYNAIFAAEPWKFIHPRFGLWIDSFVTMGLLIKLIDEEGMPLSKIVEENVPTYYLTKRNVKCPDDLKGAVLERVSKTLEERLAGEIKNILTVSGIRFNLRDGSWVLVRPSGTEPKIRVVVEGPSEKRRDELFEVAYGVVSETVEKMLKKERGQLKRT
- a CDS encoding UPF0146 family protein, which produces MPIEDFADFLLEHTGGQLTEVGIGFQFKVALRLMEGGREVTAIDWNRDAVEKARELGINAHIDDIFHPRLGLYEGSRALYSVRPTPEIIKPILGLGRVLGTPVFILPLAGDAMPRFMRLVNFRGLAIYTTKPI